The following coding sequences are from one Synergistaceae bacterium window:
- a CDS encoding transketolase: protein MKNNKLESTWEIFCDILPKYAVKRDDFIVLPTESIKKTALLKNLPKDKVFAPIVGEFNLVNNAAGLALAGKRPWIISDTFSSFLWTYKQIRDALTIAPFPVTLVIINGGLSGGDEGVSHNILQDVALMRLLSNMNVFVPSDKDTLVSVVESCISSPFPSFLRLSNEKYTILEDTLIEPSNSSGARIIKHGTDVTIFTCGTMVSEALEAVDTLEKQGISIEIIDCYSIKPFPEQQLLSSVRKTGCCVVAEEHNLVGGLCSAVSECLCRTYPIPVRFVAVDDQYVNSGHPEELREYYGLTWKEIVNAASQVWALRRR from the coding sequence ATGAAAAACAATAAATTAGAGAGCACATGGGAGATTTTTTGTGATATTTTGCCTAAATATGCAGTGAAACGAGATGATTTTATTGTCTTGCCAACAGAAAGTATAAAAAAGACAGCTCTCTTGAAGAATCTGCCTAAAGATAAAGTTTTTGCTCCAATTGTAGGCGAGTTTAATCTGGTAAATAATGCTGCAGGCCTAGCCTTGGCGGGGAAAAGGCCTTGGATTATATCCGATACATTTTCCTCTTTTTTATGGACCTATAAGCAGATACGTGATGCTTTGACAATAGCTCCATTTCCTGTCACTCTTGTAATAATCAACGGTGGGTTGTCAGGAGGAGATGAAGGAGTTTCACATAATATTTTACAAGATGTGGCTCTTATGAGACTGTTGTCAAATATGAACGTATTCGTGCCATCTGATAAAGATACTCTTGTAAGTGTTGTTGAGTCGTGCATATCATCTCCATTCCCATCTTTTTTACGTCTCAGCAACGAGAAATATACTATTTTAGAGGACACTCTTATTGAGCCATCTAATTCGAGCGGGGCCCGTATAATTAAACACGGAACTGATGTTACAATTTTCACATGCGGGACTATGGTGTCTGAGGCCTTAGAGGCAGTAGATACACTCGAAAAACAGGGAATTAGCATTGAGATTATTGATTGTTACAGCATAAAGCCCTTCCCAGAACAGCAACTTCTGTCTTCTGTCAGAAAAACAGGATGTTGCGTCGTTGCTGAGGAACACAATTTAGTGGGTGGGTTATGTAGTGCTGTTTCAGAATGTCTTTGTAGAACATATCCTATCCCGGTTCGTTTTGTTGCTGTAGATGATCAATATGTGAACAGCGGACATCCGGAAGAGTTAAGAGAATATTATGGTTTGACTTGGAAGGAAATAGTAAATGCAGCATCTCAAGTTTGGGCACTTCGCAGGAGGTAA
- the csaB gene encoding polysaccharide pyruvyl transferase CsaB: MARKYQVLLFGYYGFGNLGDELLLSSITDLLLINGMKKEQIAVLSSSPNQTENTYGIKSYNRHSIWEVITAIRNSKTLLLGGGGLFQDVSSKRSCLFYWLVVRLARFLGAKQWAVGQSIGPLRTEFCRFLAKDAFSLCTYRGVRDTRSLDILNNWGLKGVLTPDYAVTLKLDIEKNREMGNSLLLNVRKGYQSLSDKVIKAVSAYAKENVLDIIAVAFSSDDFELIQTYIEKRELTPKKVVIIKSMRDFETLVVEAKLAVGMRYHFLLLACLAKIPTCAAIYDPKVASLCDVWLIPNIDSEISFSEPAENSYIERQSVLVKELFKDALVKKMGII; encoded by the coding sequence TTGGCTAGAAAATACCAGGTTTTACTGTTTGGTTATTATGGATTTGGAAATTTAGGAGATGAGTTATTGCTCTCTTCCATAACGGATTTGCTTTTAATTAACGGAATGAAAAAAGAGCAAATAGCTGTTCTATCTTCATCTCCTAATCAAACTGAAAATACATATGGAATTAAATCTTATAATAGACATAGTATTTGGGAAGTTATCACTGCTATTCGGAACTCAAAAACATTACTACTTGGCGGTGGTGGACTTTTTCAGGATGTTTCTAGTAAGCGCTCATGTCTTTTTTATTGGCTAGTTGTAAGGCTCGCAAGGTTTCTGGGAGCTAAGCAGTGGGCTGTGGGACAGTCAATAGGACCTCTTAGAACTGAATTTTGCAGGTTTTTAGCAAAAGATGCTTTCTCTCTTTGTACTTATCGCGGAGTACGTGATACAAGGTCTTTAGACATATTGAATAACTGGGGTCTAAAAGGAGTACTTACTCCGGATTATGCTGTTACACTAAAACTGGACATAGAGAAAAACAGAGAGATGGGAAACAGTCTTCTGTTAAATGTCCGTAAGGGATATCAATCTCTTTCTGACAAAGTAATAAAGGCTGTATCAGCATATGCTAAAGAAAATGTCTTAGATATTATTGCAGTGGCATTTTCTTCGGATGACTTTGAACTTATACAGACATATATAGAAAAAAGAGAGCTTACTCCGAAAAAAGTTGTCATTATAAAGAGCATGAGAGACTTTGAAACATTAGTTGTCGAAGCGAAGCTTGCTGTGGGAATGAGATATCACTTTTTATTATTAGCCTGTCTTGCAAAAATACCGACGTGTGCCGCGATTTATGATCCCAAAGTAGCTTCTCTTTGTGATGTATGGCTAATTCCAAATATAGACAGCGAGATAAGTTTTTCGGAGCCTGCAGAAAACAGCTATATCGAGCGACAATCGGTATTGGTTAAAGAATTGTTTAAAGACGCTCTTGTTAAAAAGATGGGGATTATTTGA
- a CDS encoding septum formation inhibitor Maf: MPIILASKSPRRSELLKSLGWKFEVIAPNIVENVILEEKPADMVCRLAKEKAESVYKGHKNRWIIAADTVVAIDEKKFGKPGDEVEARDMISTLQGRTHNVITGVSVISPSGSMLVSAEETEVTFRKMTENEIAVYIEQGECMDKAGAYAIQDKGVLLVEKIKGCYFNVVGLPIYLLSTMLIKLGWTLVDQWGLNHESIN; encoded by the coding sequence ATGCCAATAATATTAGCATCAAAAAGTCCGAGACGCAGCGAGTTACTCAAATCGCTAGGATGGAAGTTTGAAGTTATAGCACCAAATATAGTAGAAAATGTTATCCTCGAAGAAAAACCTGCGGATATGGTATGTCGTTTGGCAAAAGAAAAAGCCGAAAGCGTTTATAAGGGACATAAAAACCGTTGGATAATAGCTGCAGATACAGTCGTTGCTATAGATGAAAAGAAGTTCGGGAAACCTGGGGATGAAGTAGAAGCAAGAGATATGATATCAACGCTACAGGGGAGAACACATAATGTCATAACTGGAGTGTCTGTTATTTCACCTTCAGGGAGTATGTTGGTGTCAGCTGAAGAAACAGAAGTTACTTTCCGTAAAATGACAGAAAATGAAATCGCTGTTTATATAGAACAAGGAGAGTGTATGGATAAGGCTGGAGCATATGCGATACAAGATAAAGGAGTACTACTTGTGGAAAAAATAAAAGGTTGCTATTTCAATGTGGTTGGTTTGCCTATATACCTATTAAGTACCATGTTAATTAAACTTGGATGGACGTTGGTTGATCAGTGGGGGCTAAATCATGAGAGTATTAACTAG
- a CDS encoding undecaprenyl-diphosphate phosphatase, with amino-acid sequence MNLHVLTLGLIQGITEFLPISSSGHLALAKIFLGVDLPPLSYDLVLHVATTFATIIFFFTDIVEIFVDWFSGFLKQESRKSDSWSLGWAVILGTIITGIVGILLKNFVEVISQNSLIVAIGLIFTGIILLLSQLVKVGSAKVRVSDGALVGFAQAVAVLPGISRSGMTIMSGLTVGLSKEEAFRFSFILSIPVILGATLLQAFELGSWSNFVSSLPPFWYFGAVVSFFSGLLSLMILKKVVLSSKWWVFGVYCLLLGCYVVFKTILGV; translated from the coding sequence ATGAATTTACATGTTCTTACTCTGGGTCTTATACAGGGAATAACGGAGTTTTTGCCGATAAGTAGTTCCGGACACCTTGCTTTGGCAAAAATTTTTCTGGGAGTAGACTTGCCGCCTCTTTCATATGATTTGGTTTTACACGTTGCTACAACTTTTGCAACTATAATTTTCTTTTTTACTGACATCGTTGAGATTTTTGTTGACTGGTTCTCCGGTTTTTTAAAACAGGAGAGCAGAAAAAGCGATAGTTGGTCCTTGGGATGGGCGGTTATTTTGGGAACAATAATAACAGGTATTGTAGGGATTTTATTAAAGAATTTTGTAGAAGTAATAAGTCAAAATTCTTTAATAGTTGCTATTGGATTAATTTTTACAGGGATAATACTGTTACTAAGCCAACTTGTAAAAGTAGGAAGCGCCAAGGTACGTGTATCTGATGGAGCCTTAGTTGGATTTGCACAAGCTGTGGCAGTGTTGCCCGGGATATCACGTTCAGGCATGACGATTATGTCCGGGCTAACTGTTGGATTAAGTAAGGAGGAAGCTTTTAGATTTTCTTTTATCCTTTCTATCCCTGTTATACTGGGTGCCACGTTGCTTCAAGCATTCGAACTTGGTAGTTGGAGTAATTTCGTTTCTTCCCTTCCACCTTTCTGGTATTTTGGTGCAGTAGTTTCTTTTTTCAGCGGGTTGCTCTCTTTGATGATATTAAAAAAAGTGGTACTTTCTTCTAAGTGGTGGGTATTTGGAGTCTATTGTCTTCTTTTAGGTTGTTATGTTGTTTTTAAGACAATTTTGGGGGTGTAA
- a CDS encoding Na/Pi cotransporter family protein, protein MSIGSLFQIFAGIGILLYGIIIMGDALQIIAGDKLRKLLASLTKTPLKGLLVGTLVTSILQSSSATTVMVVSFVDAGFMTLLQAIGVILGANIGTTVTAQLLAFKILNVAYVCTVVGAAISILSRKKRNKYIGIGLVGFGLLFIGMEMMQGPMSFIKSHPEVVTLFGDHIFLAFLSGLVVTLFVQSSSATVGLTMAVASQGVIPLETAIAVVLGDNIGTTITAVLASLGANRSAKQAALSHVVIKIIGTIIIFAILPIYSRLILLTSTDIVRQVANAHTIFNIITALVFLPFTSQYASFIKKIIPDDEIVEMAGPRYLNKSILTVAPAAAVDAVRMEMVRLGTMAIEMIEMCEQLILTGNAKLVKKILRREDNVNELTHDIVNYAIKLGQSGLSSDSSLLLNSCVSGVSDIERIGDHATNLVEVYQYMDAEKLEFSQIANFEARTMFGTVISAVTKSVEALRDEDPEKAKEVMILEDEIDRLEKKLRATHIERLNCGKCSPGGGITFIEILSNLERIGDHAHNLAMVVFDIERIHGNQGVRKI, encoded by the coding sequence ATGTCTATAGGCTCTTTGTTCCAGATATTTGCCGGTATAGGTATTCTTTTATACGGAATAATCATAATGGGGGACGCCCTGCAAATCATTGCTGGCGATAAGCTTAGAAAACTATTGGCTTCACTCACAAAAACACCACTTAAGGGCCTTTTAGTAGGAACGTTGGTTACAAGTATATTACAAAGCAGCAGTGCAACAACTGTAATGGTAGTAAGTTTTGTTGATGCAGGTTTCATGACTTTGCTACAGGCTATAGGAGTAATTTTAGGGGCAAATATAGGTACAACGGTAACAGCTCAACTTTTAGCATTTAAGATTTTAAACGTTGCATATGTTTGTACGGTAGTTGGAGCTGCAATAAGTATATTAAGCAGAAAAAAAAGAAATAAATATATAGGCATAGGACTCGTAGGTTTTGGGTTGCTTTTTATAGGAATGGAAATGATGCAAGGTCCAATGTCATTTATTAAATCACATCCAGAAGTGGTGACGTTATTTGGAGATCATATTTTTCTTGCTTTTCTCTCTGGCCTTGTTGTTACTCTTTTTGTTCAATCCAGCTCCGCCACTGTCGGGCTTACCATGGCCGTGGCAAGTCAGGGTGTTATCCCCTTAGAAACAGCAATTGCTGTTGTGTTGGGAGATAATATTGGGACAACGATTACAGCTGTTTTAGCCTCGCTGGGAGCTAATCGTTCTGCTAAACAGGCTGCTTTATCTCATGTGGTTATAAAAATTATTGGAACAATAATTATTTTTGCTATATTACCTATATACAGCAGATTAATACTTTTAACCTCAACTGATATTGTTAGACAAGTTGCTAATGCTCATACTATTTTTAATATTATTACCGCACTCGTATTTTTACCCTTCACAAGTCAATATGCTAGTTTTATTAAAAAAATAATTCCTGATGATGAAATTGTTGAGATGGCAGGTCCAAGATATTTGAACAAAAGCATACTTACCGTGGCTCCGGCAGCGGCTGTGGATGCCGTACGTATGGAGATGGTTAGACTTGGTACAATGGCAATAGAAATGATTGAGATGTGTGAACAGCTCATACTGACTGGGAATGCAAAGCTGGTAAAAAAAATATTGAGAAGAGAGGATAATGTCAACGAGTTGACTCATGATATTGTAAATTATGCAATAAAATTGGGACAATCCGGACTTTCTTCTGACTCATCACTATTGCTTAACTCTTGTGTTTCCGGAGTTAGCGACATAGAACGTATAGGTGATCACGCCACTAATCTTGTGGAAGTGTATCAGTACATGGACGCAGAAAAGCTTGAATTTTCACAAATTGCGAATTTTGAAGCTCGAACTATGTTTGGAACAGTCATCTCTGCTGTCACAAAGAGTGTAGAAGCACTGAGAGATGAAGATCCAGAGAAAGCTAAGGAAGTAATGATCCTAGAGGACGAAATAGACAGGTTAGAGAAGAAATTAAGAGCGACTCACATAGAAAGACTTAACTGCGGGAAGTGCTCTCCTGGAGGAGGAATTACGTTTATCGAAATTCTAAGTAATCTCGAACGTATAGGTGACCATGCACACAACTTAGCTATGGTGGTTTTTGATATAGAACGCATACATGGGAATCAAGGCGTCAGAAAGATATAA
- a CDS encoding Na/Pi cotransporter family protein, with the protein MSLTSFLQMLAGVGVLVYGIVTIGDSLQIIAGNRLRKLIGSLTSTPLKGFLLGTVVTGILQSSGATTVMVISFLDVGFMNLVQAIGVILGANIGTTATAQLIAFKITNVAYLSALIGAAICILAKKERHRQMGMGLIGFSLLFIGIEMMQGPMSFLKDRPELLAAFSSHKFLAFLAGILITTLVQSSSATVGLTMVVMAQGLISLETAIIIILGENIGSTTTAVLASLRSRRSAKQAALSHVLIKVIGTVVIALILPYYASLIRLTSSDLSRQVANAHTIFNLIIAFLFFPFISQYASFIKKILPDDKNEDVLGPVYLNKSLINISRAAAVDAVNKEMIRVADMSKSMLEDCRRIFLEDNGKLIENVNYMERNVDDLTRDIVFYATEVGQSGLSSDLSFLLNSFTSAVGDVERVGDHSTNLVELYQYLKENNLVFSPSAMIECKEMFDLAILSISCSIRALKDESVVLAKEVLDLENKIDELETSLRTKHIARLNAGTCDSGSAVVFIDILSNLERVGDHTKNLAMVVFDIERVKKPKKSAAK; encoded by the coding sequence ATGTCCCTTACTTCGTTTTTACAAATGTTAGCAGGTGTCGGTGTTTTAGTTTATGGAATAGTAACCATCGGAGATTCTTTACAGATAATAGCGGGAAATAGACTTAGGAAATTAATAGGATCTCTCACAAGTACCCCTCTAAAAGGGTTTCTATTAGGTACAGTAGTTACAGGTATTTTACAAAGCAGTGGTGCCACAACAGTTATGGTTATCAGTTTTTTAGATGTCGGCTTCATGAACCTAGTTCAGGCAATAGGAGTAATACTTGGCGCTAATATAGGTACGACTGCTACTGCTCAGCTTATAGCATTTAAAATAACGAATGTAGCTTACTTGTCAGCTTTAATAGGAGCGGCTATTTGTATTTTAGCGAAAAAAGAGCGTCACAGACAGATGGGTATGGGATTAATAGGGTTTAGCCTTCTGTTTATTGGTATTGAGATGATGCAGGGGCCCATGTCTTTTCTTAAAGACAGGCCGGAGCTCTTAGCAGCATTTTCAAGCCATAAGTTCTTAGCATTTTTGGCAGGTATATTGATAACCACTTTAGTGCAATCGAGTTCAGCTACTGTAGGATTAACAATGGTCGTTATGGCACAGGGTCTAATCTCACTTGAAACTGCAATAATAATAATTTTGGGAGAAAATATAGGTTCAACAACAACAGCTGTGCTAGCTTCTTTGCGTTCCAGAAGATCGGCAAAGCAAGCAGCTCTTAGTCACGTCTTAATAAAAGTAATTGGTACAGTCGTAATAGCTCTTATCCTTCCTTATTATGCATCTCTTATAAGATTAACATCGTCTGACTTATCTCGTCAGGTAGCGAATGCTCACACAATTTTTAATTTAATTATAGCTTTTCTATTTTTTCCATTTATAAGTCAATATGCAAGTTTTATCAAAAAGATTTTGCCAGACGATAAGAATGAGGATGTCTTGGGTCCCGTCTATCTAAATAAATCCCTTATAAATATATCAAGAGCGGCAGCAGTAGATGCGGTTAACAAAGAAATGATTAGAGTCGCTGATATGTCAAAAAGCATGTTGGAAGACTGTAGAAGAATTTTTTTAGAAGACAATGGAAAGTTGATAGAAAATGTAAATTATATGGAACGAAATGTAGACGACTTAACAAGAGATATCGTGTTTTATGCAACAGAAGTTGGCCAAAGCGGATTGTCTTCTGACTTATCATTTTTGCTAAATTCTTTTACAAGTGCTGTTGGCGATGTTGAGAGAGTGGGCGACCACTCAACCAACCTAGTAGAGTTGTACCAATACCTTAAAGAAAATAACTTAGTATTTTCACCAAGCGCGATGATTGAATGTAAGGAAATGTTTGATTTGGCAATATTGTCTATAAGTTGTTCAATAAGGGCTTTAAAAGATGAAAGTGTTGTCCTTGCCAAAGAAGTATTAGATTTGGAGAATAAAATAGATGAACTAGAAACATCTTTAAGAACAAAGCATATCGCTCGTTTAAATGCAGGTACATGTGATTCAGGCAGTGCAGTTGTTTTTATAGATATACTAAGCAATTTAGAGCGAGTGGGAGATCACACAAAGAATTTGGCAATGGTGGTTTTTGATATAGAGCGAGTTAAAAAACCGAAAAAAAGTGCAGCAAAATAG